The following are encoded together in the Wolbachia endosymbiont (group E) of Neria commutata genome:
- a CDS encoding transposase, with protein MDNAAFHKTAKTRELIESIGCYLLYLPTYSPDLNPIEHCWHTIKSWLRTRMHQQDNLHLLVGKAIMEVYHLY; from the coding sequence ATGGATAATGCTGCTTTTCATAAAACCGCTAAAACAAGGGAATTAATAGAATCTATAGGTTGCTATTTGCTCTATCTTCCTACGTACTCACCAGATCTGAATCCAATTGAGCATTGCTGGCATACGATTAAAAGCTGGCTCAGGACTCGCATGCATCAGCAGGATAATCTACACCTTTTGGTTGGTAAGGCGATTATGGAAGTTTATCACTTGTATTAG
- a CDS encoding IS630 transposase-related protein, protein MVYSVDLREKAVSLVKKGKPKEEVAELLEIGIATLYRWLKKKAAGESLKPAKMSGFIRKIDPKMLKEYVKKHPDQTLMEMKQNLGFGINSIWYRLKQLKSQEKKDHALPRAEPRR, encoded by the coding sequence ATGGTATACAGTGTTGATTTAAGAGAGAAAGCAGTATCTTTGGTTAAAAAAGGAAAGCCAAAGGAAGAGGTTGCAGAACTTTTGGAGATAGGAATAGCAACGTTATACAGATGGCTAAAAAAGAAGGCTGCAGGTGAGAGCTTAAAACCAGCAAAAATGAGTGGTTTTATAAGAAAAATAGATCCAAAAATGCTGAAAGAGTATGTTAAAAAACACCCAGATCAGACGCTAATGGAGATGAAACAAAACCTAGGATTTGGGATAAATTCGATCTGGTATAGGCTGAAGCAGTTAAAATCACAAGAAAAAAAAGACCACGCTTTACCGAGAGCGGAACCACGAAGATAG
- the rsmA gene encoding 16S rRNA (adenine(1518)-N(6)/adenine(1519)-N(6))-dimethyltransferase RsmA: MKKILLKPKKSLGQNFILSSEITKRIVDSAGDLENFNVIEIGPGYGALTSEILARNPKFLLAIEKDSNLVRHHDQFLNEHQEKYRIIEADALHIIEEELIEPPVKVIANLPYNISVALFLKWLNNIKFFTSLTLMFQKEVADRIIAKPNPKDYGSLSVLSQLLCDIKKEFDLEPKDFFPRPKVHSSVITVNPLSIQRFPVNLEALTRLTRTVFAQRRKMLRNSLKSIVNNTETVLEKAELTGNERPENLTIEQFCLLASIVLSKANDNCIMTI, translated from the coding sequence ATGAAAAAAATTTTATTGAAGCCAAAAAAGAGTCTAGGACAAAATTTTATTTTATCAAGTGAGATAACAAAAAGAATAGTTGATTCGGCTGGCGATTTAGAAAATTTTAATGTTATTGAAATTGGTCCTGGATATGGTGCATTAACAAGTGAAATATTGGCCCGTAATCCAAAGTTTTTACTAGCTATAGAAAAGGATAGCAATTTAGTGAGACATCATGATCAATTCCTAAATGAGCATCAAGAAAAGTATAGAATTATAGAGGCAGATGCACTGCACATTATAGAAGAAGAGTTAATAGAGCCTCCGGTAAAAGTTATTGCTAATTTACCTTATAATATCTCGGTAGCGTTATTTCTAAAGTGGTTAAATAACATAAAATTTTTTACGAGTTTGACACTAATGTTTCAAAAAGAGGTGGCAGATCGCATTATAGCAAAGCCCAATCCTAAAGATTATGGGTCGCTATCAGTACTAAGTCAGCTATTATGTGACATAAAAAAAGAATTTGACCTTGAACCTAAAGATTTTTTTCCAAGACCAAAAGTGCACTCTTCAGTGATTACGGTAAATCCTTTATCTATTCAGAGGTTTCCAGTAAATTTAGAGGCTTTAACCAGATTAACACGCACTGTTTTTGCTCAGAGAAGAAAAATGCTAAGAAATAGCTTGAAGAGCATCGTCAATAATACTGAAACCGTCCTTGAAAAGGCTGAGTTAACTGGAAATGAACGTCCAGAAAACTTAACTATTGAGCAATTTTGCTTGCTGGCGAGTATAGTACTTTCCAAAGCAAATGATAACTGTATAATGACCATTTAG
- a CDS encoding triosephosphate isomerase, translating to MSFLIVANWKMNGTRTSFIDFIEKINSRSSEVTSQLVVCPPFTSLPGDVELHNNISIGAQNCHHKKSGSYTGEISVEMLKELGCTYVILGHSERINETNNEVKLKAETAIESGLHPIICVGESLEDYKNGRTKEIIEHQCKSRLPTHGKYTVAYEPIWAIGTGYVPSNDSIAEVIEVIKFCTGKQHVIYGGSVNSENIENLLSISNLSGVLIGSASLNFDHFHKIVQKVERNFSLINSKSNN from the coding sequence ATGTCCTTTTTAATAGTAGCAAATTGGAAGATGAATGGAACGAGGACCTCATTTATTGATTTTATAGAAAAAATTAATAGTAGGAGCAGTGAAGTCACCTCTCAGTTGGTAGTGTGCCCACCTTTTACGTCACTTCCCGGCGATGTAGAGCTGCACAACAACATCAGTATAGGAGCACAGAATTGTCATCATAAAAAATCTGGTTCTTATACCGGTGAAATTAGTGTAGAGATGCTAAAAGAATTAGGGTGTACTTATGTGATACTTGGGCATTCTGAAAGAATTAACGAAACAAACAATGAAGTAAAGCTTAAGGCAGAAACAGCAATAGAGTCTGGCTTACATCCAATTATTTGCGTAGGTGAAAGTTTAGAAGACTATAAGAATGGAAGAACAAAGGAAATAATAGAACATCAATGTAAAAGCCGTTTGCCGACACATGGTAAATACACTGTAGCATATGAACCAATATGGGCAATAGGCACAGGCTATGTACCAAGTAACGATTCAATTGCTGAAGTAATAGAAGTAATAAAATTTTGTACTGGTAAACAGCATGTTATATACGGTGGCTCAGTAAATTCAGAAAATATAGAAAATTTGTTAAGTATCTCAAATTTATCTGGAGTTTTAATCGGTAGTGCAAGCTTAAATTTTGATCATTTTCATAAAATTGTACAAAAAGTTGAGAGAAATTTTTCTCTTATCAATTCCAAAAGCAATAATTAA
- the dut gene encoding dUTP diphosphatase yields the protein MQRSKIRVEIKKLSHGEDLPLPSYATMQSAGMDLYAALSTPVVLNSFEKLLIPTGIVIAIPNGFEGQIRPRSGLAAKNGITVLNAPGTIDADYRGEVKVCLINLSKQPYEIKRGDRIAQILITPIPQVLWNEIEEFCTEETDRNEGGFGSSGR from the coding sequence GTGCAAAGAAGTAAAATAAGAGTAGAAATAAAAAAATTGTCACACGGAGAAGACCTGCCTTTACCGTCTTACGCGACTATGCAGAGCGCTGGTATGGATCTTTATGCTGCACTGAGTACCCCTGTTGTTTTAAATTCATTTGAAAAGCTACTTATTCCAACTGGAATTGTGATTGCAATACCAAATGGTTTTGAGGGGCAAATCCGCCCTCGTTCTGGTCTTGCTGCAAAAAATGGAATCACTGTCTTAAATGCTCCAGGCACCATAGACGCTGATTATCGGGGAGAGGTGAAGGTTTGTCTAATTAACCTGAGTAAACAGCCCTACGAGATAAAAAGAGGAGATAGAATTGCACAAATTCTTATTACTCCAATACCTCAGGTGCTCTGGAATGAAATAGAAGAGTTCTGCACAGAAGAAACTGATCGCAATGAAGGTGGCTTTGGTTCAAGTGGTAGGTGA